A stretch of Paenibacillus peoriae DNA encodes these proteins:
- a CDS encoding ABC transporter ATP-binding protein, which produces MSDVLLKVEKVSKKMGKRALLSDISFELEKGKIYGFIGPNGAGKTTMMRIMTGLMHSTSGSVRIASYDVQADREKALSKVGAIIESPVFFDYMTGKQVLRNLSRLHPNIKSSDREKHIEELLERVGLDLRGDDRVKTYSLGMKQRLGIAQSMLGNPELLLLDEPSNGLDPMGMRELRDIILRLRNSENYAFFISSHLLDELQQMCDELIVIKEGTLVWKGPADQLVEEGQRLEDAFMELMGL; this is translated from the coding sequence ATGTCGGATGTCTTATTGAAAGTTGAAAAAGTATCCAAAAAAATGGGGAAACGGGCTTTATTAAGTGACATTTCCTTCGAGCTTGAAAAGGGGAAAATATATGGTTTCATTGGACCGAATGGAGCCGGGAAAACAACAATGATGCGGATCATGACGGGGTTAATGCATTCAACCAGTGGCTCTGTAAGGATAGCTTCATATGACGTACAGGCGGATCGGGAAAAGGCGCTCTCCAAAGTAGGCGCTATCATTGAGTCCCCGGTCTTTTTTGATTATATGACGGGTAAACAGGTGCTGCGTAATTTGTCTCGGTTGCATCCGAATATTAAATCTTCCGATCGGGAAAAGCATATAGAGGAATTGTTAGAAAGAGTAGGCCTGGATTTGCGTGGAGACGACAGGGTGAAAACTTATTCTTTGGGCATGAAGCAACGCTTGGGCATTGCCCAATCTATGCTGGGTAACCCGGAGCTACTGCTGCTCGATGAGCCTTCCAATGGTCTCGATCCTATGGGAATGAGGGAGTTGAGAGATATTATCCTTCGTTTGCGAAATTCAGAAAATTATGCATTTTTTATCTCCAGCCATCTGCTGGATGAGTTGCAGCAAATGTGTGACGAATTAATTGTGATTAAAGAAGGAACGCTAGTTTGGAAG
- a CDS encoding FDLD family class I lanthipeptide produces MAENLFDLDVQVNKSQGSVEPKIRSIWNCSSGCGGGNTSQTCVETCSPCFSNLGTLC; encoded by the coding sequence ATGGCTGAAAACTTATTTGATCTGGACGTTCAAGTAAACAAATCTCAAGGTTCTGTAGAGCCTAAAATTAGAAGTATTTGGAATTGCTCTAGCGGCTGTGGTGGCGGTAATACATCCCAAACTTGTGTTGAGACATGTTCACCTTGCTTCAGTAATTTAGGAACACTTTGTTAA